GCAGGTGCGGCGTCATCAGCGCGAGGAAGCGGAACTTGGCGAGCTGGCGTTCCTCGCCGCTCGAGCCGCTCGGGAAGTAGCAGCTGATGATGCTCAGCTTCCGCGCCGGGGTGTCGAAGCGCAGTTCGAGGTAGCGCCCTTCGGCGTCGAACTCGGGCGAACCGAAGCCGACGACCACGTCGGACGGCGTCTTCCGGGTGTAAACCCCGACCCCCGAATACCCCTTCTTTTCGGCAAAGTGAAAGTGCCCGTGCAGGTCGTGCAGGCGCTCGAAGCGGCCCGCCACGTCGGCCTGCTGGGCCTTGATCTCCTGCACACCCATACAATCGGCGCCCAGGGCCTCGGCCCAGGGAACGAGCCCCTTGGTCGCAGCGGACCGGATGCCGTTCAGATTCAGAGACACCAGACGGAACACGAAAGACTCCCATGACCCTCCCGCGCGACACCGATCCCCTCGCACAAGACTTTGTGGCGTTTTCGGTGGAGGCCGGGGTGCTGCGGTTCGGGGAATTCAAGACCAAGGCCGGGCGGCTGTCGCCCTATTTCTTCAATGCCGGCCTCTTCGACGACGGCGCCAAGCTCGGCCGCCTCGCGGAATTCTATGCGCGCCGCCTGATCGCCTCGGGCCTCCAGTTCGACATGCTGTTCGGACCGGCCTACAAGGGCATCACGCTCGCGGCGGCCGTCGCGGTCGAGCTCGCGCGGCACGGCCGCAACGTGCCGTATGCCTACAACCGCAAGGAAGCGAAGGACCACGGCGAAGGGGGAACCCTTGTCGGCGCGAAGCTGGCCGGCCGCGTTCTCATCATCGACGACGTCATTTCGGCGGGAACTTCGGTGCGGGAGTCCATCTCGATGATCCAGGCGGCCGGCGCCGTGCCGTCGTCGGTGGTCATCGCGCTCGACCGGCAGGAGAAGGCCACCGACGACGGTTCGGAGTCGGCCGTGCAGTTCGTGCAACGCCAGCTCGGCCTGGAGGTGTGCGCCATTGCGACGCTGAAAGACTTGTTGCAGTATCTGGAAACCAACCAGGACCCGTCCCTCGGCGCCCATGGCGCGAAGGTGGCGGCCTACCGAGACCGATACGGGGTTTGATGGTGCCTTCGTCACGTTTGCCTGCTTTGACCCTTCCGGCCGCCGGGCGCGTCGCCGCCATCGCCGTGCTGTTCTGCGCCGCGGGCGGCAGCCAGGCCGCTCCGAACATCTACAGCTGCGTCGACAGCAACGGCCGCCGGCTCACCTCCGACCGGCCCATCCCGGAATGTTCGGCCCGCGAGCAGCGGCTGCTGAACTCCGACGGGTCGGTGCGCCGTGTCGTGCCTCCCACCCGCACGGTCGACGAGCAGGCCGAGTACGAGGAGCGCGAACGCAAGGCTGCCGCCGAGCGGGCCGCCCAGCAGGACGCCGTGCGGCGCGACCGCAACCTGCTGTCGCGGTTCCCCGATGAAGCCACGCACCGCAAGGCGCGCGAGGCGGCCCTCGACGACGTGGACAAGGGCGTGCGCTTCTCCGAGAACCGGCTGAAGGAGCTGGAGCGCGAACGCAAGCCGCTGCTCAACGAGTCCGAGTTCTATGCGGGCAAGCAGATCCCGCTGAAGCTGCGCCAGCAGCTCGACGCCAACGACGCCGCCACCGAGGCGCAGCGGGCGCTGGTGCAGAACCAGAAGGACGAGATCGTCCGCATCGACCGCATCTACGACGCCGAGCTCGCGCGCCTCAAGCGCCTGTGGGCGGGTGCCGCACCGGGCTCGCTGCCCGTCGCACCGCCGCCGTCTTCCCCGCCACGCAAGGACGCCTCGCGCTGACCGGGGCGCCAGCCCGCCGAGGCGGGCCGGGCGGGCTCGTCAGCCGAGCTTCTTCTTCAGCAGCTCGTTGACGGTGGCCGGGTTGGCCTTGCCCTTCGTGGCCTTCATCGCCTGGCCGATCAGTGCGTTGAACGCCTTTTCCTTGCCGGCCCGGAACTCTTCGACCGACTTGGCGTTCGCCGCCAGCACCTCGTCGAGGATGCGTTCGAGTTCGCCGGTGTCGTTCGTCGTCTTCAGGTCCTTCGCCTCGATGATGGCGTCGACGTCGCCCCCCTCGGCCCACAGCACGTCGAACACCTTCTTCGCGTTGTTGTTGGCGATGGTGCCGTCGGCGATTCGGCCGATCAGGCGGGCGAGCGTGGGCGCGTCCACGCGACTCGCGGCGATGGTCAGGCCGTCGGCGTTGAGCCGGCGCGAGATCTCGCCCATCAGCCAGTTGGCCACGAGCTTGGGGCTGCCGCTGGCCTTCGCCGCGGTCTCGAAGAACGCGGCGGTGGCCTTGTCCTGCGTCATCAGCGTGGCGTCGTAGGCGGGCAGCGCGTAGTCGGCCTGGAAGCGCTCGGCCATCTTGCGCGGCAGCTCGGGCATCGAGGCGCGCACCTCCTGCACCCAGCTGTCGGCGATGACGAGCGGGGGCAGGTCGGGATCGGGGAAGTAGCGGTAGTCGGCCGCGTCTTCCTTCGTGCGCATCGCGCGGGTCTCGCCCGTGTCGGGGTTGAACAGCACGGTGGCCTGCTGCACCTTGCCGCCGTCCTCGATCAGGTCGATCTGCCAGTTG
This genomic stretch from Piscinibacter gummiphilus harbors:
- the pyrE gene encoding orotate phosphoribosyltransferase, producing the protein MTLPRDTDPLAQDFVAFSVEAGVLRFGEFKTKAGRLSPYFFNAGLFDDGAKLGRLAEFYARRLIASGLQFDMLFGPAYKGITLAAAVAVELARHGRNVPYAYNRKEAKDHGEGGTLVGAKLAGRVLIIDDVISAGTSVRESISMIQAAGAVPSSVVIALDRQEKATDDGSESAVQFVQRQLGLEVCAIATLKDLLQYLETNQDPSLGAHGAKVAAYRDRYGV
- a CDS encoding DUF4124 domain-containing protein, encoding MTLPAAGRVAAIAVLFCAAGGSQAAPNIYSCVDSNGRRLTSDRPIPECSAREQRLLNSDGSVRRVVPPTRTVDEQAEYEERERKAAAERAAQQDAVRRDRNLLSRFPDEATHRKAREAALDDVDKGVRFSENRLKELERERKPLLNESEFYAGKQIPLKLRQQLDANDAATEAQRALVQNQKDEIVRIDRIYDAELARLKRLWAGAAPGSLPVAPPPSSPPRKDASR
- a CDS encoding exodeoxyribonuclease III → MFRLVSLNLNGIRSAATKGLVPWAEALGADCMGVQEIKAQQADVAGRFERLHDLHGHFHFAEKKGYSGVGVYTRKTPSDVVVGFGSPEFDAEGRYLELRFDTPARKLSIISCYFPSGSSGEERQLAKFRFLALMTPHLQRLKAEREFILVGDINIAHKEIDLKNWRSNQKNSGFLPEERAWMTHTLDEVGLVDVFRTLNPNAEQYTWWSNRGQAWAKNVGWRLDYHLATPALAKLARKESIFLDQRFSDHAPLIIDYEFDL
- the gatB gene encoding Asp-tRNA(Asn)/Glu-tRNA(Gln) amidotransferase subunit GatB → MSTTSKLIRGYEVVIGIETHTQLSTQSKIFSGSSTQFGAAPNTQASVVDLALPGTLPVMNRGAVERAIRFGLAVGAKVAPLSIFARKNYFYPDLPKGYQISQYEIPVVQGGAVEFYVGEVKHKVNLTRAHLEEDAGKSVHEGHQTGVDLNRAGTPLLEIVTEPDMRSGAEAVEYARTLHELVQWIDICDGNMQEGSFRCDVNVSVRKPGADYGTRREIKNLNSFKFMQQAIDFEINWQIDLIEDGGKVQQATVLFNPDTGETRAMRTKEDAADYRYFPDPDLPPLVIADSWVQEVRASMPELPRKMAERFQADYALPAYDATLMTQDKATAAFFETAAKASGSPKLVANWLMGEISRRLNADGLTIAASRVDAPTLARLIGRIADGTIANNNAKKVFDVLWAEGGDVDAIIEAKDLKTTNDTGELERILDEVLAANAKSVEEFRAGKEKAFNALIGQAMKATKGKANPATVNELLKKKLG